The Nyctibius grandis isolate bNycGra1 chromosome 3, bNycGra1.pri, whole genome shotgun sequence genome window below encodes:
- the CHRAC1 gene encoding chromatin accessibility complex protein 1, with amino-acid sequence MAARLGGGENRLVSLPLSRIRVIMKSSPEVSSINQDALFLTAKATELFVQYLATYSYKHGRGKEKNALTYSDLSHTAEDCETFQFLADILPKKILASKYLKMLEKEKRDGKVGEDDEEDEEEEHEGKTIGEDVGS; translated from the exons ATGGCGGCGAGGTTGGGCGGCGGCGAGAACCGGCTGGTGTCGCTGCCCCTGTCGCGTATCCGCGTGATCATGAAGAGCTCGCCGGAGGTCTCCAGCATCAACCAGGACGCGCTCTTCCTCACCGCCAAAGCCACG gaGCTTTTTGTTCAGTATTTGGCTACATACTCCTACAAACATGGCAGAGGCAAGGAGAAGAACGCTCTAACTTACAGTGACCTGTCTCATACTGCAGAAGACTGTGAGACTTTTCAGTTCCTTGCAG ATATCTTACCAAAGAAGATCCTAGCTAGCAAATACctaaaaatgcttgaaaaagaGAAGCGAGATGGAAAAGTGGGGGAAGATGATGaagaagatgaggaggaagagcatGAAGGCAAAACCATTGGTGAAGATGTTGGATCTTAA